Below is a genomic region from Prolixibacteraceae bacterium.
ACGATATTTTTTATCATAAATTAATAGTTCCAGTTCCTTACGTACATTATCAACCGTACATTTTTCTTGAAAGATCTCTTTCACAGCCTCGCGTCCTAGGATAAGGTTGACCAAAGAAAAATATGGTATTTTTAAAAACAATTTACGCAATAGTGAAGCAAATCGTCCCCATTCCACTTTATAACAGACCACCTGTGGTGTACCAATCACACCCGCTTCTAAAGCTGCTGTACCGGAAGCTACCACTGCGGAATGTGCATGTTTCAAAAGCTCGTGTGTCTGACCATAAACCACTGTAATATCTGCCCCGTCTCTACATTGATCATAAAGCTCTTTTGATATAGATGGTGCGCCACCTACAACAAATTGAAATGCTTTAAAATGATCAGACACTTTAGCCATAATTGGAAGCAAACGTTGAATCTCTTGTTTTCGACTTCCTGCAAGAAGTGCTATAATAGGTCGATCATCTAACCCATTATCCTTACAAAAAGAAGCTGTAGTTCGATCCCACTGTTTCTGATATAGAAGTTCATCCACCGTTGGATTACCAACAAAAGTTACAGGATAGTTATGCTTTTTATAGAATTCTGTTTCAAAAGGCAAAATTGTAAACATCTTATCCACATGCTGTTTAATCTGTTTTACACGCCCCTCTTTCCAAGCCCATATCTTAGGAGAGATATAATAAAAAGTCTTATAACCTAATGACTTCGCTATTTTTGCCACCCGCAAATTAAACCCAGGATAATCAATAAATATCACCACATCAGGATCAAATGATTGTATCTCAGCCTCGGCCAATTTAAAGTTACGTTTGATCTCTCCAAGGTTCATCAATACACTCTTAAAACCCATAAAGGCCATCTTCTTATAGTGCTTGATCAATCCATCAGATACAGCCGACATCTCTTCACCACCAAAAAACCGAAAGGATGCTTGTGCATCAGATGCTTTAATTCCACGCATAAGATTTGCACCATGAAGGTCTCCTGAAGCTTCTCCTGCAATAATAAAGTATTTCATGTTTTATTCTAATTTAATTATTACAAGGTCATCCAGAAATACCCTTTTAATGCAAATATGATTACAATCCAAACAATACTCACACGCACCAATCCTTGTTGAAATAGATTCTTATTGAACTGGTTCGCTAGAAAGAAAATAATCAAATTGGGAAATGCAGAGATAGACAATAGATACACCATCGCACCTTTTTCCATCGCTATTTTAATATATTCAGGAAATGCAATCTCTGAATATTTTGTGAAATAGGTCATAAAGAAGAAGATTGCGGGCACTAGCAATCCTGTAATAAACCCTGTAGATATAGAGTTTATGAACGTCTCTTGTTGCACTTTTTTATTGCTTATTCTATTCATTATAAATTCCAATTTTTCAACTCATCAAGCATCGTATAATCTGTTGTATCTACTGAAGTAGGAACAACAGATACATAGCCTCTTTTAATCAAATGTTCATCAGTATCTTGTGCATGCACTTCTGCATTATCAAAATAGCCAGACAACCAGTAGTATTCTCGATTATGAGGATCAACTCTCGTTTCGAACTCCTCACTCCATTTCCCCCTAGCTTGTCGGCACACTTCAATACCTTTTATCTCTCCATTTGGTGCATTTACATTTAAACAAACACCTGCAGGAAGTCCTTGCGAAAGAACATTGTTAACCATAGTACGAACGACTGGACGCATCAACTCAAAATCTGCATCTTTACTATAATTATCTAAAGAAAAGCCAATCGAAGGGATACCATGAATAGCTCCTTCCATCGCTCCACCCATCGTTCCAGAGTAGATCACAGAGACCGATGTATTAAGCCCATGATTGATGCCACTCAATACTAAATCGGGATAACGATCCATCACCTTATTTAGTGCCAACTTCACACAATCAACAGGTGTTCCTGAACAACTATAGACCGTTAAT
It encodes:
- the lpxB gene encoding lipid-A-disaccharide synthase; amino-acid sequence: MKYFIIAGEASGDLHGANLMRGIKASDAQASFRFFGGEEMSAVSDGLIKHYKKMAFMGFKSVLMNLGEIKRNFKLAEAEIQSFDPDVVIFIDYPGFNLRVAKIAKSLGYKTFYYISPKIWAWKEGRVKQIKQHVDKMFTILPFETEFYKKHNYPVTFVGNPTVDELLYQKQWDRTTASFCKDNGLDDRPIIALLAGSRKQEIQRLLPIMAKVSDHFKAFQFVVGGAPSISKELYDQCRDGADITVVYGQTHELLKHAHSAVVASGTAALEAGVIGTPQVVCYKVEWGRFASLLRKLFLKIPYFSLVNLILGREAVKEIFQEKCTVDNVRKELELLIYDKKYRNNIEESYQEMLNMLDGENAGERAAKAIIKNLS
- the surE gene encoding 5'/3'-nucleotidase SurE — encoded protein: MEKPLILITNDDGVDAKGIQCLTNFVQDLADVIVVAPNGPRSGQSSAITVDRPLRLRVEAEEEGLTVYSCSGTPVDCVKLALNKVMDRYPDLVLSGINHGLNTSVSVIYSGTMGGAMEGAIHGIPSIGFSLDNYSKDADFELMRPVVRTMVNNVLSQGLPAGVCLNVNAPNGEIKGIEVCRQARGKWSEEFETRVDPHNREYYWLSGYFDNAEVHAQDTDEHLIKRGYVSVVPTSVDTTDYTMLDELKNWNL